Proteins found in one Candidatus Nitrosopelagicus brevis genomic segment:
- the fldA gene encoding flavodoxin FldA, whose protein sequence is MTIGLYFGTQTGKTETVCGIIKEQLGDAVANAKDVTESDLADFAGLDGLICGIPTWNTGAEELRSGTAWDDLLEKIGALDLKGKPVAVFGLGDSVGYGQDYVDAMEELHRYFEKAGAKMVGYVSLDGYENFTSSRCLIPHLNEITPPEDGEKFCGLPVDEDSENDRTQERVENWCAQLKKEMGI, encoded by the coding sequence ATGACAATCGGACTTTATTTTGGTACTCAAACTGGTAAAACAGAAACCGTTTGTGGTATTATCAAAGAACAACTAGGCGATGCAGTAGCAAATGCAAAAGATGTTACCGAAAGTGACTTGGCAGATTTTGCCGGTCTTGATGGTCTCATTTGTGGCATTCCTACATGGAATACTGGTGCTGAAGAACTTAGATCTGGAACAGCTTGGGATGACCTTTTAGAAAAAATTGGTGCATTAGATCTCAAAGGAAAACCAGTCGCAGTATTTGGCTTGGGTGACTCTGTTGGTTATGGACAAGATTATGTCGATGCAATGGAAGAACTACACAGATATTTCGAAAAAGCAGGCGCAAAAATGGTCGGATACGTAAGTCTTGACGGCTATGAGAACTTTACTAGTTCAAGATGTTTGATTCCACATCTCAATGAGATTACACCACCAGAAGATGGTGAAAAATTCTGTGGACTTCCTGTCGATGAAGATAGTGAAAACGATAGAACACAAGAACGAGTAGAAAACTGGTGTGCCCAGCTTAAAAAAGAAATGGGAATATAG
- the bcp gene encoding thioredoxin-dependent thiol peroxidase: MIEEGKAVPKFQLEDADGNLVKSSQLKGQKYVVYFYPRDFTPGCTTEADEFSKDYKKFKKAGIEIVGISKDDVTSHRKFCDKMNIPYILLADVETEVCKKFGVWGLKKFMGREFMGINRSTFLVNEKGKIFKVFPKVKPKGHAKEVLEAFQK, translated from the coding sequence ATGATCGAAGAAGGAAAAGCAGTACCTAAATTTCAATTAGAAGACGCAGATGGTAACTTGGTAAAATCATCACAATTGAAAGGACAAAAGTATGTTGTGTATTTTTATCCAAGAGATTTTACTCCAGGATGTACAACTGAAGCAGATGAATTTTCAAAAGATTATAAAAAATTCAAAAAAGCTGGAATAGAGATCGTAGGTATTAGTAAAGATGACGTAACATCACATAGAAAATTTTGTGATAAAATGAACATACCTTACATTTTACTTGCAGATGTAGAAACAGAGGTTTGTAAAAAATTTGGAGTGTGGGGATTAAAAAAATTCATGGGTCGAGAGTTTATGGGAATTAATCGTAGTACATTTTTAGTAAATGAGAAAGGAAAAATTTTCAAAGTATTTCCTAAAGTGAAACCAAAGGGACATGCAAAGGAAGTCCTAGAGGCATTTCAAAAATAA
- a CDS encoding MIP/aquaporin family protein, producing MVNPRAWLAEAIATYALVFFGPLSVILSAAWYGDGLSTEAIIFISLGHGGIIVFMVYAFGHISGAHINPAVTIPMMITKQIDVKNGIGYILFQIMGAIIATLTLQALFPEIGKKVFWGAHGGPSELIGNSMMSGLVVEIILTFFLVVVIYMVAVHTKAPKQIYGGAIGGMVFLLHLVGVPLTGASMNPARSFSPAVVSGDAGLWEVQWLYWVGPIIGGIIGGVVMNYLYVKPAEKEA from the coding sequence ATGGTAAATCCACGAGCATGGCTTGCAGAAGCAATTGCAACATATGCTCTAGTATTCTTTGGACCATTATCTGTAATTCTATCTGCTGCATGGTATGGCGATGGATTATCAACTGAAGCAATAATTTTCATATCTCTTGGTCACGGTGGAATTATTGTTTTCATGGTTTATGCATTTGGACACATATCTGGAGCGCATATCAATCCTGCAGTTACAATACCTATGATGATTACAAAACAAATTGATGTTAAAAATGGAATTGGATACATTTTGTTCCAAATTATGGGTGCAATTATCGCTACCCTCACCTTACAGGCTCTATTTCCAGAAATTGGTAAAAAAGTATTCTGGGGTGCTCACGGGGGTCCTAGTGAATTAATTGGTAACAGTATGATGTCTGGACTAGTAGTCGAAATTATCTTAACATTCTTCTTAGTTGTTGTAATCTATATGGTGGCAGTTCATACAAAAGCACCAAAGCAGATCTATGGTGGTGCAATTGGTGGAATGGTTTTCTTACTTCACTTAGTTGGTGTACCTTTAACAGGCGCATCAATGAATCCTGCACGTTCCTTTTCCCCTGCAGTTGTATCTGGAGATGCAGGTTTATGGGAAGTACAGTGGTTATACTGGGTAGGACCAATCATTGGTGGTATCATTGGAGGTGTAGTAATGAACTATCTGTACGTTAAACCAGCAGAAAAAGAAGCCTAA
- the nadA gene encoding quinolinate synthase NadA, whose translation MLKDKIEELKKEKDVVILAHNYEIPEVQDIADFVGDSLGLARQAAKTPHKTILFCGVHFMAETAAIISPEKKVLIPDTNAGCSLSDSINLEQLKKWKSEHPNAIAVGYVNTTAEIKSELDYCCTSSNAVNVVKAIPDDKEILFLPDMFLGSYVAKMTGRKNMLIWAGECHVHAGITPDHVKEKLNSLANAEFLIHPECSCTTPMMYDVANGSYSSNQVQILSTEGMMNHVKNSKSNEFVVATETGILYRMKKQNPDKKFIPASEKAECEYMKMITLEKVYNSLLNETNVVTVPKETADKARLAIERMLAIS comes from the coding sequence ATGTTAAAAGATAAGATTGAAGAATTGAAAAAAGAAAAGGATGTAGTAATTCTTGCACACAATTATGAAATTCCTGAAGTTCAGGACATAGCTGATTTTGTTGGTGACTCATTAGGACTGGCACGACAGGCTGCAAAAACTCCTCATAAAACAATTTTATTCTGTGGTGTACATTTCATGGCTGAAACTGCAGCAATAATCAGTCCTGAAAAAAAAGTTCTCATACCTGATACTAATGCAGGTTGTTCATTATCTGATTCAATAAACCTTGAACAACTTAAAAAATGGAAATCAGAACATCCAAACGCAATTGCAGTTGGTTATGTTAACACTACTGCTGAAATAAAATCCGAATTAGATTATTGTTGTACGTCATCAAATGCTGTAAATGTTGTAAAAGCAATTCCAGATGACAAAGAAATTCTATTCTTACCTGACATGTTCTTAGGATCTTACGTTGCAAAGATGACTGGTAGAAAAAATATGTTAATCTGGGCAGGAGAATGTCATGTACATGCAGGTATTACACCTGATCATGTCAAAGAAAAACTAAATTCACTTGCTAATGCTGAATTTTTAATCCATCCTGAATGTAGTTGTACAACTCCTATGATGTACGATGTTGCAAATGGCAGCTATAGTTCTAATCAAGTACAAATTTTATCTACTGAGGGAATGATGAATCACGTAAAAAATTCAAAATCAAACGAATTTGTGGTTGCTACTGAAACAGGAATCTTATACCGAATGAAGAAGCAAAATCCGGACAAAAAATTCATTCCTGCATCTGAAAAAGCAGAATGTGAATATATGAAAATGATTACACTGGAAAAAGTATACAATTCTCTATTAAATGAAACAAACGTAGTTACTGTTCCAAAAGAAACTGCTGATAAAGCCAGATTGGCAATTGAAAGAATGCTTGCAATAAGTTAA
- the nadC gene encoding carboxylating nicotinate-nucleotide diphosphorylase — MKYSPKRELKRFLDEDVAKGDITSKLLKKQKIVARIITREETVVAGTKYAKEIFALKKCKTKILKQDGKTAKPNQTILELSGNAGDILTCERTALNLLSRMCGIATQTNSLKKLVKSTGSKSKVFATRKTAPGLRFFDKEAVKIGGGEKHRMNLNEMIMIKDNHLAVQKSIEEILRKAKKTRGKIEIEVETSSDAILCAKMGADIIMLDNFSPTQIKKTMKKLTELKLRNKVILEASGRINSKNITKYAETNIDMISVGSITNSVDGIDLSLEIS; from the coding sequence TTGAAATATTCTCCAAAAAGAGAATTAAAACGATTTTTAGATGAAGATGTTGCAAAAGGCGACATTACAAGTAAGTTATTAAAAAAACAAAAAATCGTTGCAAGAATCATAACTAGAGAAGAAACTGTTGTAGCAGGTACAAAGTATGCAAAAGAAATTTTTGCATTAAAGAAATGTAAGACAAAAATTCTCAAACAAGATGGAAAAACAGCAAAACCAAATCAAACTATTTTAGAATTAAGTGGAAATGCAGGAGACATTTTAACATGTGAGAGAACCGCACTAAATCTTCTCTCAAGAATGTGTGGGATTGCAACACAAACAAACAGTCTCAAAAAACTTGTGAAATCTACAGGCTCAAAGTCTAAAGTTTTTGCTACAAGAAAAACTGCCCCAGGTTTAAGATTTTTTGATAAAGAAGCAGTAAAAATTGGCGGCGGTGAGAAACACAGAATGAATCTCAACGAGATGATTATGATTAAAGACAATCATTTGGCAGTACAGAAATCAATTGAAGAGATTTTAAGAAAAGCAAAAAAGACGAGAGGTAAAATTGAGATAGAAGTTGAAACATCAAGTGATGCAATTTTGTGTGCAAAAATGGGCGCAGACATCATAATGTTAGATAATTTTTCTCCAACTCAAATTAAAAAAACTATGAAGAAATTAACCGAGCTCAAATTAAGAAATAAAGTAATTTTAGAAGCGTCAGGAAGAATAAATTCAAAAAACATTACAAAATATGCTGAAACAAATATCGACATGATATCTGTTGGAAGTATAACTAATTCAGTTGATGGCATAGATTTGAGTTTAGAGATTTCTTAA
- the spt4 gene encoding transcription elongation factor subunit Spt4: MAKELACRECRCVTTAKVCPVCKSTDLSPDWNGIVLVVKPTNSKISNTLGITKPGKYALKVT, translated from the coding sequence TTGGCAAAAGAATTAGCTTGTAGAGAATGTAGATGTGTGACAACAGCAAAAGTTTGTCCAGTATGTAAATCAACAGACCTTTCACCTGATTGGAATGGAATAGTATTAGTTGTGAAACCAACTAACTCAAAAATTTCTAATACATTAGGAATTACTAAACCAGGTAAATACGCATTAAAGGTAACTTAA
- a CDS encoding DNA-directed RNA polymerase: MFSVSTLIDIVRIPPSLFGSTLKKAAESILKSKYESMINQELGYIIMVMDAKVEPMGKMIPGDGGTFHRVEFQALTFYPKLQEIVQGEIVDITDFGAFVRIGPTDALLHLSQVMDDYLKSDVASGMIIANQSGRTLKVGSMLRTRITAVSLGKAATMGKIGITCRQPFLGTEEWIKEEIAKANGEEVDAKEVVVEEK, encoded by the coding sequence TTGTTTTCTGTTTCAACTCTAATAGATATTGTAAGAATTCCACCTAGTCTATTTGGTTCAACATTGAAAAAAGCCGCAGAAAGTATTTTGAAATCAAAATATGAAAGTATGATCAATCAAGAGTTAGGATATATCATTATGGTAATGGATGCCAAAGTGGAACCAATGGGAAAAATGATTCCTGGTGATGGAGGTACATTCCATAGAGTAGAATTTCAAGCATTAACATTTTATCCAAAATTACAAGAAATTGTTCAAGGTGAAATTGTAGACATTACCGACTTTGGTGCATTTGTAAGAATTGGACCAACTGATGCATTGTTACATTTGTCACAAGTTATGGATGATTATTTGAAAAGTGATGTTGCATCAGGAATGATAATTGCAAATCAAAGTGGAAGAACATTAAAAGTTGGTTCAATGTTAAGAACTAGAATTACCGCAGTGTCATTAGGTAAAGCAGCTACAATGGGAAAGATTGGAATTACTTGTAGACAGCCATTCCTAGGTACAGAAGAATGGATTAAAGAAGAAATTGCAAAGGCCAATGGTGAAGAAGTCGATGCAAAAGAAGTTGTAGTTGAGGAAAAATAA
- a CDS encoding Mrp/NBP35 family ATP-binding protein has product MVGVDQVLEKLATVVDPDLKKDIVSMGMIKDLELNSGDLKFTLELTTPACPFNEEIEEDVRKAIDEIDGIENFDMKVTAKVMEGRSLDADEAMATVKNVIGVASGKGGVGKSTVSLNLALALSQTGAKVGLLDADIYGPSIPLMLGMKDGAMEVEDNKLQPATFNDLKVVSFGFFAEQEHQAAIYRGPIISGILKQFLVDTNWTDLDYLIVDLPPGTGDIPLTLAQTIPITGILVVTTPQDVASNVAVKAIGMFDKLNVPILGVVENMSYFACPDCTKKHYIFGNGGAKKISEKHEIPFLGEIPLNSGIMEGSDLGKPVMMTNTESPSADAFRIAAKNVAAQCSIVAAKLQEEIQAEATTN; this is encoded by the coding sequence ATGGTTGGCGTAGATCAAGTATTGGAAAAACTGGCAACAGTCGTTGATCCTGATTTGAAAAAAGATATTGTTTCAATGGGAATGATAAAGGATCTGGAACTAAACTCAGGTGATCTTAAATTTACTTTGGAATTAACTACTCCTGCATGCCCATTCAATGAAGAAATTGAAGAAGATGTAAGAAAAGCTATTGACGAAATTGATGGCATTGAAAATTTTGATATGAAAGTTACTGCAAAAGTTATGGAAGGTCGTTCACTTGATGCCGACGAAGCAATGGCAACTGTCAAAAATGTAATTGGTGTTGCTAGCGGAAAAGGTGGAGTTGGAAAATCTACCGTATCATTGAATCTTGCACTTGCATTATCTCAAACAGGCGCAAAGGTTGGTTTACTTGATGCAGATATCTACGGACCAAGTATTCCATTGATGTTGGGAATGAAAGATGGTGCAATGGAAGTAGAAGATAACAAATTACAACCTGCAACATTTAATGATCTCAAAGTAGTTTCTTTTGGATTCTTTGCAGAACAAGAACATCAAGCAGCAATTTATCGTGGACCAATTATTTCTGGAATTTTAAAACAATTTTTAGTTGACACAAACTGGACAGATCTTGATTATCTTATAGTTGATCTTCCTCCTGGTACAGGTGATATACCATTAACATTAGCACAAACAATTCCTATTACTGGAATTTTAGTTGTAACTACTCCACAAGATGTTGCAAGTAATGTTGCAGTCAAAGCAATTGGAATGTTTGACAAACTAAACGTACCAATACTTGGCGTTGTAGAAAATATGAGTTATTTTGCATGTCCTGATTGCACAAAGAAACATTACATCTTTGGTAACGGCGGCGCAAAAAAGATTAGTGAAAAACATGAAATTCCATTCTTAGGAGAAATTCCGTTAAACTCTGGAATTATGGAAGGTTCTGATTTAGGTAAACCTGTAATGATGACAAATACAGAATCACCTAGTGCAGATGCATTTAGAATTGCAGCAAAAAATGTTGCAGCACAATGTAGTATTGTTGCAGCAAAACTACAAGAAGAAATACAAGCAGAAGCTACTACAAACTAG
- a CDS encoding GTP-dependent dephospho-CoA kinase family protein has product MILPPNLRDELKIPLGKLIPNDSSEKESYIRKIYSEKVVITVGDATSELLLEMGLIPLLHIVDGQEKREKRSPPEIESISTELTIKNNPGEISTESFNLLKTIFDQKPPIRLLVDGEEDLLVLPVCLFAPENSVVMYGQPNEGLVIAEITDEVREKVQKIVNQMK; this is encoded by the coding sequence ATGATTTTACCACCAAACTTACGTGATGAGTTAAAAATTCCTCTTGGTAAATTAATTCCAAACGATTCATCTGAAAAAGAATCCTACATTCGAAAAATTTACTCTGAGAAAGTTGTAATTACTGTTGGAGATGCAACATCTGAATTACTTTTAGAAATGGGCCTAATTCCATTATTACACATAGTTGACGGACAAGAAAAACGTGAGAAACGTTCACCTCCTGAAATTGAATCCATCAGTACAGAATTAACTATAAAAAATAATCCTGGCGAAATTAGTACTGAGAGTTTTAATCTTCTAAAAACTATCTTTGATCAAAAACCTCCTATACGATTGCTAGTTGATGGTGAAGAAGATTTGTTGGTTTTACCTGTATGTCTATTTGCCCCTGAAAATTCAGTTGTAATGTATGGTCAACCAAATGAAGGATTAGTAATTGCTGAAATCACTGATGAAGTCAGAGAGAAGGTTCAAAAAATAGTAAATCAAATGAAATAA
- a CDS encoding M48 family metallopeptidase, with product MKLDDELRLIVLEKVGIYSKRFSTPEPQVFFTNKEVMAAPKEITEGCRTTAYKYYGVSYMEKNTIFINVKKIPDEKTLENTIVHELIHQRFPYLSHGKRFNKLVRQGLRGKTFDPYRKRNSPEISC from the coding sequence ATGAAGCTAGATGATGAGCTCCGTTTGATAGTATTGGAAAAAGTAGGGATATACTCAAAAAGATTCTCAACTCCTGAGCCACAAGTATTTTTTACAAACAAGGAAGTAATGGCTGCTCCAAAAGAAATCACTGAAGGTTGCAGAACTACGGCCTACAAGTATTATGGTGTATCATACATGGAAAAAAACACAATCTTCATCAATGTAAAAAAAATCCCTGATGAGAAGACTTTGGAAAATACAATTGTACATGAATTGATCCACCAAAGGTTTCCATATCTGAGTCATGGCAAGAGATTCAACAAATTAGTCCGCCAAGGCTTACGTGGAAAGACATTTGATCCATACAGGAAAAGAAATTCTCCTGAAATCTCTTGTTGA
- a CDS encoding sodium-translocating pyrophosphatase, with amino-acid sequence MATETFLGLPIEVIIPIIAAIASFAVAGIYTGWVAKQNPGTKQMQEISEAVRIGAAAFLRREMRIIIPIAIGLSVIIGFFIGDSNGIAFAVGATLSAVAGFISLKVTVKAAVRAAHATGSGLGKTFAITFRGGATVGLAVPAMALAATAILYMIYPNPITIAGIGIGASLIALFIRIGGGIFTKAADMGADLVGKVEANIPEDDPRNPATIADNVGDNVGDAAGMGSDVYESYIVTILASLLIAALIGSPENFAYPILIGASGLVASIIGTATIGSRKITDVMKPLNISFYVSAAIAIALNFVFTQIILGDTPIAYALFGATVIGVILVPVIQKITDYYTNANSKPVVEISESAKWGYASLTLMGIIKGLQSTGPFMIALVAAIIVSFAITSAAAPEGTDPLLYGIFGTSLTAMAMLSLAGIVLSIDAFGPIADNAGGIVEMTEMGEENRKITDEIDAVGNTTKAVTKGFAIASAALAALAMIQAFQFEASHYFQDMVIDYGLSNPSVIVGLLVGGLIPFIITGQLISGVERAAKKMVYEVRRQFKEDPEILTGKSKPDYAKCVDVATIASIGELWKSASIAVAAPIIVGILLGPSAVAGLLMGAVVSGIFLAYHLANTGGAWDNAKKLIEMKGEKGTEEHKVAVVGDIIGDPYKDTAGPALNTVIKLLNTIAIVFVPVFFAVIVL; translated from the coding sequence ATGGCTACTGAAACTTTTCTGGGTTTGCCTATAGAGGTAATTATACCAATTATTGCCGCAATCGCATCATTTGCAGTTGCAGGCATATACACTGGTTGGGTTGCTAAACAAAATCCTGGCACAAAACAAATGCAGGAAATATCTGAAGCAGTAAGAATTGGTGCAGCAGCATTTTTGAGACGTGAAATGAGAATTATTATTCCAATAGCAATTGGATTATCTGTCATCATTGGATTTTTCATTGGTGATTCAAACGGAATTGCTTTTGCAGTAGGTGCAACACTTTCTGCAGTTGCAGGATTTATCTCACTAAAAGTTACAGTAAAGGCTGCAGTAAGAGCAGCACATGCAACAGGTTCTGGTTTAGGAAAAACTTTTGCTATTACATTTAGAGGCGGTGCAACAGTAGGTCTTGCAGTTCCTGCAATGGCATTAGCTGCAACCGCAATTTTGTATATGATTTATCCAAACCCAATTACTATTGCCGGTATCGGAATTGGTGCAAGTCTAATTGCATTGTTCATTAGAATCGGTGGTGGAATTTTCACAAAGGCTGCAGACATGGGTGCAGACTTGGTAGGAAAAGTAGAAGCAAACATTCCTGAAGATGACCCACGAAATCCTGCTACAATTGCAGATAACGTAGGTGATAACGTAGGAGATGCAGCAGGCATGGGTTCAGACGTATACGAATCATACATTGTAACAATTTTAGCATCATTACTAATTGCAGCATTAATCGGTTCACCAGAAAACTTTGCATATCCAATCTTAATTGGAGCATCTGGACTCGTAGCATCAATCATTGGTACAGCAACAATTGGCTCTAGAAAGATTACTGATGTCATGAAGCCGCTGAATATTTCATTTTATGTTTCAGCAGCAATAGCAATTGCACTAAACTTTGTATTCACTCAGATAATTCTAGGAGACACACCAATTGCTTACGCACTATTTGGCGCTACAGTCATTGGTGTAATTCTGGTTCCAGTTATACAAAAAATTACAGACTATTACACAAACGCAAACTCAAAACCTGTTGTAGAAATCTCTGAATCTGCAAAGTGGGGTTACGCATCATTAACATTAATGGGAATTATCAAAGGATTACAATCAACCGGACCATTCATGATTGCACTAGTTGCAGCAATTATCGTTTCATTTGCAATTACATCTGCAGCAGCACCAGAAGGTACCGACCCACTACTATACGGAATCTTTGGAACATCACTAACTGCAATGGCTATGCTAAGTCTCGCAGGAATTGTTCTTTCAATTGACGCATTTGGTCCAATTGCAGACAACGCAGGCGGTATTGTAGAAATGACAGAAATGGGTGAAGAGAATCGTAAAATCACTGATGAAATTGACGCAGTTGGAAATACGACAAAGGCTGTAACCAAAGGCTTTGCAATTGCAAGTGCCGCACTAGCAGCATTAGCAATGATTCAAGCATTCCAATTCGAAGCATCACACTATTTCCAAGACATGGTAATTGATTATGGTCTATCAAACCCATCTGTAATTGTAGGTCTCTTAGTCGGTGGATTAATTCCATTTATCATCACAGGCCAATTAATCAGCGGCGTAGAACGTGCAGCAAAGAAAATGGTCTATGAAGTAAGAAGACAGTTCAAAGAAGATCCTGAAATTTTAACCGGTAAATCAAAACCTGATTATGCAAAGTGTGTAGATGTGGCAACAATTGCATCAATTGGTGAATTATGGAAATCCGCATCAATCGCAGTAGCAGCACCAATCATTGTTGGTATTTTGTTAGGTCCATCTGCAGTAGCAGGTCTCTTAATGGGAGCAGTTGTTTCTGGAATATTCTTGGCATATCACTTGGCAAACACTGGTGGTGCATGGGATAACGCAAAGAAACTCATTGAAATGAAAGGTGAAAAGGGTACTGAAGAACACAAAGTCGCAGTAGTCGGTGATATCATTGGTGATCCTTACAAAGACACAGCAGGTCCTGCACTAAACACAGTAATCAAACTCTTAAACACAATTGCAATCGTATTCGTACCCGTATTCTTTGCAGTTATTGTATTATAG
- a CDS encoding cupredoxin domain-containing protein, whose translation MNVTVENAMGSSTPGCEPDCFLPSTVTIGVGGMVTFANNDSAAHTSTSGTPADGPNGIWDSSLVMMGAAYTTPALDAGEYPYFCMVHPWMEGLVIVTDDHNAVTSTPSIGPLSFYIDKTTYTTGDTIIVTGSGASPESSVVILVNDPDGDMVLVTQTGVNSDGSFETTIPTDPTGTLWGQEGFYSLDVSDGPETLFVEFLMSNSPINSHVIENAIGSSTPGCEPNCFIPSFLIVDPGDIVTFVNNDSAGHTSTSGTPADGPDGNWDSSLMSPGYGMDVIFEISDAGQEFPYFCMVHPWMEGTIIVSGGGATSSSQAESSQAQDDAAERIAAAEAAAAAAEAEAAARIAEAEAAARIAAAEAAAAAAEAAAAAAEAASQQAIAELSVNEKIEITMDFTNDSDVQQSFALIVQIKDSNNTTISLSHVTGMLGAGQTLDQVLSYMPSEAGTYTVEKFLWNNFADPTALTDSKETFSLTVS comes from the coding sequence ATGAATGTTACCGTAGAGAACGCAATGGGTTCTTCAACTCCGGGATGTGAACCAGACTGTTTCTTACCTTCAACAGTTACTATTGGTGTTGGTGGAATGGTTACATTTGCTAACAATGATTCTGCAGCTCACACTTCCACATCTGGAACTCCTGCTGATGGACCAAATGGTATCTGGGACAGCTCATTAGTTATGATGGGCGCAGCATACACAACTCCAGCATTAGATGCAGGTGAATATCCGTACTTTTGCATGGTGCATCCTTGGATGGAAGGGTTGGTTATAGTAACTGATGATCATAATGCAGTTACATCTACGCCATCTATTGGTCCACTGAGCTTTTACATTGACAAAACAACATACACAACTGGAGATACAATTATTGTTACAGGTAGTGGTGCTTCTCCTGAATCTAGTGTAGTGATACTTGTAAATGATCCTGATGGAGATATGGTTCTTGTTACACAGACCGGTGTAAATTCCGATGGTTCGTTTGAAACAACAATTCCAACTGATCCTACAGGAACATTATGGGGACAAGAGGGTTTTTACTCACTTGATGTATCTGATGGTCCTGAAACATTGTTTGTAGAATTTCTCATGTCAAATAGTCCCATAAACTCACATGTAATTGAAAACGCAATAGGTTCTTCAACACCGGGATGTGAACCAAATTGTTTCATTCCTTCTTTTTTAATAGTTGATCCTGGTGACATTGTTACATTTGTCAATAATGATTCTGCAGGTCACACTTCCACATCAGGAACTCCAGCAGATGGTCCAGATGGAAATTGGGACAGTAGTTTAATGTCACCTGGTTACGGTATGGATGTTATTTTTGAAATTTCTGATGCAGGACAAGAGTTTCCATACTTTTGCATGGTACATCCATGGATGGAAGGAACAATAATTGTTAGTGGTGGTGGAGCAACCTCTTCATCACAAGCTGAATCTTCACAAGCACAAGATGATGCAGCAGAAAGAATAGCAGCTGCAGAAGCAGCAGCTGCCGCAGCAGAAGCCGAGGCTGCAGCACGTATTGCAGAAGCTGAAGCCGCAGCAAGAATAGCAGCAGCAGAAGCAGCAGCTGCCGCAGCAGAAGCAGCAGCTGCCGCAGCAGAAGCAGCATCACAACAAGCAATTGCAGAATTATCTGTTAATGAAAAGATAGAGATTACAATGGACTTTACCAATGATTCAGACGTTCAACAGTCATTTGCACTAATTGTACAGATTAAAGATTCTAACAACACTACAATTTCACTATCACACGTTACTGGAATGCTGGGCGCTGGACAAACATTAGACCAAGTCTTATCATATATGCCAAGTGAGGCAGGAACCTATACTGTTGAGAAATTCCTATGGAATAACTTTGCAGATCCTACGGCATTAACTGATAGCAAAGAAACGTTCTCACTAACAGTATCCTAA
- a CDS encoding DUF2024 family protein, producing MDIHVYDTYVKAKDGHTMHFDVITDKQDHDQAIAFAKEWLATVGEEGATVTGEECQFCHTQGAPEPVENEIKEKGYFIQKMEGC from the coding sequence ATGGATATACACGTCTACGACACTTATGTTAAAGCCAAAGATGGTCATACAATGCATTTCGATGTTATCACCGATAAGCAGGATCATGATCAAGCAATTGCATTTGCAAAAGAATGGCTAGCAACTGTTGGTGAAGAAGGTGCTACTGTAACAGGAGAGGAATGCCAATTCTGTCACACACAAGGTGCCCCAGAACCAGTAGAAAACGAGATTAAAGAAAAAGGTTATTTCATCCAAAAGATGGAAGGCTGTTAA
- a CDS encoding Mov34/MPN/PAD-1 family protein: protein MNKSIILSEKDKEELAKYAEAEKPYESCAILVGNETDENWTVKEIVLTENTTKSEVMFTISPDKEFEVDQKAKESNMEIVCIFHSHPESEAQPSETDKKFMRVNPFPWIIYSGKTKEMNCFILQDENVKQISII, encoded by the coding sequence GTGAATAAATCCATTATTTTATCAGAAAAGGATAAAGAAGAACTAGCTAAGTATGCAGAAGCTGAAAAGCCATACGAATCCTGTGCAATTCTAGTGGGAAACGAAACTGACGAGAATTGGACCGTGAAAGAAATAGTTCTGACTGAAAATACTACAAAGTCTGAAGTTATGTTTACAATTTCTCCAGATAAAGAATTTGAAGTAGATCAAAAGGCAAAGGAATCAAACATGGAAATAGTTTGTATCTTTCATTCACATCCAGAATCAGAAGCCCAACCTTCAGAGACAGATAAAAAGTTCATGAGAGTGAATCCTTTCCCATGGATAATTTATTCAGGTAAGACAAAAGAGATGAACTGCTTCATTTTACAAGACGAGAACGTAAAACAGATTTCAATAATATAG